The following are from one region of the Paenibacillus bovis genome:
- the aac(6') gene encoding aminoglycoside 6'-N-acetyltransferase — MIIVKAKQSHLHQVTSLAMQLWPDNIESELRADFAEILDSSTDILYLANAEDMGVGFIHMSLRHDYVEGSDSSPVGYVEGIYVDPAFRHRGISTRLLEAGEEWSRSMGCSQIASDTELDNHGSQEFHKKLGFEEANRIVAFIKNLS; from the coding sequence TTGATTATTGTAAAAGCAAAGCAATCCCATCTCCATCAAGTAACCAGCTTGGCTATGCAGCTGTGGCCGGACAATATAGAGTCAGAACTTCGTGCAGACTTTGCAGAAATACTGGATTCTTCGACGGATATTTTATATCTGGCAAATGCAGAGGACATGGGTGTGGGGTTTATTCATATGTCCCTCCGACACGACTATGTGGAAGGCTCCGATTCCAGTCCAGTCGGCTATGTCGAAGGCATCTACGTAGATCCAGCTTTCCGTCATAGAGGAATATCCACCAGGCTACTGGAAGCAGGTGAAGAATGGTCGAGATCAATGGGCTGTAGTCAGATTGCTTCGGATACTGAGCTGGATAATCATGGCAGTCAGGAGTTCCACAAGAAGCTGGGATTTGAGGAAGCCAATAGAATAGTAGCTTTTATCAAAAACTTGAGCTGA
- a CDS encoding AAA family ATPase, which yields MKLVILFGPQAVGKMTVGQHLAAKTKMKLFHNHMSIDLVSSFFDYSTPAGKRLVNLIRREIFEEVSQSDLEGLIFTYVWAFDLQSDWDYIEQVAALFESRGGTVYYVELEADMEQRIQRNKTENRLQHKPTKRDIQWSEKDLIETHEQYRLNSLPGELQKTNYLRINNTDLDAEAAAEMIVTRFAL from the coding sequence ATGAAACTCGTCATCCTGTTCGGCCCGCAGGCAGTAGGCAAAATGACCGTAGGTCAGCATCTGGCTGCTAAGACGAAAATGAAGCTGTTCCACAACCACATGTCTATCGATCTGGTGTCCTCCTTTTTCGATTACAGCACCCCTGCTGGCAAACGGCTCGTGAACCTGATCCGGCGCGAGATTTTCGAAGAAGTCTCTCAGAGCGATCTGGAAGGTCTGATTTTCACCTATGTATGGGCGTTCGATCTGCAGAGTGACTGGGATTACATAGAACAGGTAGCTGCATTATTTGAAAGTAGAGGCGGGACAGTCTATTACGTTGAGCTCGAAGCAGACATGGAGCAGAGAATCCAGCGTAATAAGACGGAAAACCGGCTTCAGCATAAACCTACTAAGCGCGATATCCAGTGGTCGGAAAAGGATCTGATCGAGACCCATGAGCAATATCGATTAAATTCATTACCTGGTGAGCTACAGAAGACAAATTACCTGAGAATCAACAACACCGATCTTGACGCAGAAGCCGCAGCAGAGATGATTGTAACCAGATTTGCATTGTAA
- a CDS encoding AAA family ATPase: protein MISYESFLRSIKIARTDFPNPDSYPFNIQAIRHLDQLDFHPQVTFIVGENGAGKSTLMEAMAIACGFNAEGGTRHFNFATQSTHSELHQYICLIRSVRKPRDGFFFRAESYYNLATNIDELDQQNIASPQIRDSYGGKSLHEQSHGEAFFATFLHRFSGNGLYILDEPEAALSPLRQLSMLARLHELVEQNSQFIISTHSPILMAYPNSIIYYLGENGVEVRTLEETDHYLIMKQFLNNKDKMMNELFGNNE, encoded by the coding sequence ATGATTTCTTATGAATCTTTTCTACGATCTATCAAGATTGCTAGAACAGATTTCCCGAATCCGGATAGTTACCCATTCAATATCCAGGCGATCCGTCATCTGGATCAGCTTGATTTCCATCCTCAGGTTACTTTTATTGTCGGTGAGAATGGTGCAGGCAAATCCACACTGATGGAAGCGATGGCTATAGCATGCGGATTCAATGCGGAAGGTGGCACGCGTCATTTTAACTTTGCTACACAATCTACGCATTCAGAGCTTCATCAGTATATCTGCCTCATACGCAGTGTCAGGAAGCCGCGGGATGGTTTCTTTTTCCGGGCAGAGAGCTACTACAATCTGGCGACCAATATCGACGAACTGGATCAGCAGAATATTGCTAGCCCACAGATCAGAGATTCATATGGTGGCAAATCCCTGCATGAACAGTCTCACGGAGAAGCTTTTTTCGCGACTTTTCTGCACCGATTTTCCGGGAATGGGCTGTATATTCTGGATGAGCCTGAAGCAGCTCTTTCTCCTTTGCGACAGCTGTCGATGCTGGCTCGTCTGCATGAACTGGTAGAGCAGAATTCCCAGTTTATTATTTCTACCCATTCGCCTATTCTGATGGCGTACCCTAATTCGATCATTTACTATTTGGGCGAGAATGGAGTAGAGGTGAGAACTTTGGAAGAAACGGATCATTATCTGATTATGAAGCAGTTTCTTAATAATAAAGACAAGATGATGAATGAGTTGTTTGGCAATAACGAGTAA